The proteins below come from a single Dioscorea cayenensis subsp. rotundata cultivar TDr96_F1 unplaced genomic scaffold, TDr96_F1_v2_PseudoChromosome.rev07_lg8_w22 25.fasta BLBR01001904.1, whole genome shotgun sequence genomic window:
- the LOC120257142 gene encoding LOW QUALITY PROTEIN: pentatricopeptide repeat-containing protein At1g03100, mitochondrial-like (The sequence of the model RefSeq protein was modified relative to this genomic sequence to represent the inferred CDS: inserted 2 bases in 1 codon; deleted 2 bases in 2 codons; substituted 1 base at 1 genomic stop codon) produces the protein MFGFRRIGFKSFARCVVFSYHSLPYLSHGYLHQLPVSSSSYSSVEMFKIVKQNPSQSVFTFTTLAEPILVQAHDPSRLALDLVNAVDEQRFEEAWKLCERHLLMYGFLRTSTMTKLISGSAESCESQWLTKAYDLVEMVFNEKKNELLEKEALIYLSFMLARCESPILAANVLRKLVQMQAFPPLAAWSGVIGHMSRTATGAFLAAELIAEIGYLFNDHRVDPSKKSNKPLLSMKPNSDVFNIALTAALLFGTTRKAEQLLDMMPRMGVKADANLLIVMAHIYEQNGREMNSRNXKRHXDEACGLSSFQFQQFYNCLLSCHLKFGDLSSAADMVLDMLRKAKEAKMSLASAKSVLAAVETSKASVTDEDRKFKKLDVVEKFRLVKSSAPSYNEFLWDKKFSRLEAEAQESLRLLSDMLLGQVDLVKMERGILHPTDKIYAKLVRAFLEADKVSDLAAFLITASKEDSPASIENSAVVQVINACISLGMLDQAHDLLDEMRFSGVRVGSSVYSSLLKAYCKENRQGDVMALLRDARKAGVQLDSSCYETLIQSRVHHKDSSGALHLFKEMKESNIPRSGSHGFETLVEGCSGGAEASLMAKLLEEIKDNQSVNCGVHDWNSIIHFFCKKRLMHDAQRALNKMRALGHSPNAQTFHSLVTAYAAIGGKYVEVTDLWGEMKMLASSSSMKFDQELLDSLLYCFVRGGFFLRAMEVIEMMEKGNMFIDKYKYRSLWLKYHRTLYKGKAPKVQTEAQCKRREAALAFKRWIGFT, from the exons ATGTTTGGTTTCAGAAGGATTGGGTTCAAATCATTTGCTCGCTGCGTTGTTTTTAGTTATCATTCCTTGCCTTATTTGAGTCATGGATATCTGCATCAGCTTCCGGTATCATCCTCTAGTTATAGTAGTGTGGAAATGTTCAAGATTGTGAAACAAAATCCTTCCCAATCTGTGTTTACCTTCACTACTTTAGCTGAGCCAATATTGGTCCAAGCTCATGACCCATCTCGACTAGCTTTGGATTTGGTAAATGCAGTTGATGAACAAAGATTTGAAGAAGCGTGGAAGTTATGTGAGCGGCACTTGCTGATGTATGGCTTCCTGAGGACATCTACCATGACAAAACTCATTTCTGGTTCTGCTGAGAGTTGTGAATCCCAGTGGCTAACCAAAGCTTATGACTTAGTAGaaatggtttttaatgagaagaaaaatgaattGCTGGAGAAGGAAGCTCTGATTTACCTTTCTTTCATGCTTGCCAGATGTGAATCACCCATTCTTGCTGCGAATGTTTTGAGAAAGTTGGTACAGATGCAGGCATTTCCCCCTCTGGCTGCTTGGTCAGGAGTCATAGGACATATGTCTCGAACTGCTACTGGTGCATTCCTTGCTGCTGAGCTGATTGCGGAGATTGGTTACCTCTTCAATGACCATAGGGTTGATCCTAGCAAGAAGAGTAACAAGCCATTGCTTTCAATGAAGCCCAATTCTGATGTTTTCAATATTGCATTGACT GCTGCCCTATTGTTTGGTACTACAAGAAAAGCAGAGCAGCTTCTTGACATGATGCCTAGAATGGGAGTGAAGGCTGATGCCAACTTGCTGATC GTAATGGCTcatatatatgaacaaaatGGGCGAGAGATGAACTCAAGAAACTAAAAGCGACA TGATGAGGCCTGCGGCCTTAGTTCTTTCCAGTTCCAGCAGTTCTACAACTGCTTGCTCTCATGTCATCTAAAATTTGGAGACTTGTCTTCTGCAGCTGATATGGTATTAGACATGTTGAGAAAGGCTAAGGAAGCAAAGATGTCTCTGGCCTCGGCAAAATCTGTATTGGCAGCTGTTGAAACCAGTAAAGCATCAGTTACTGATGAGGACCGTAAATTCAAGAAACTGGATGTTGTTGAAAAGTTCAGATTGGTTAAAAGCTCAGCTCCTTCATATAATGAGTTCTTGTGGGACAAGAAATTTTCTAGGCTTGAAGCCGAGGCACAGGAATCCCTTCGTCTGTTATCTGATATGTTACTGGGCCAAGTTGACCTAGTTAAAATGGAACGTGGGATTCTTCATCCTACTgataaaatatatgcaaaactTGTTAGAGCTTTCCTAGAAGCGGACAAGGTTAGTGATTTGGCAGCATTCTTAATCACAGCGAGCAAAGAAGATTCCCCAGCTTCCATTGAGAATTCTGCTGTTGTTCAAGTAataaatgcatgcatttctCTTGGCATGCTTGATCAAGCACATGATTTACTAGATGAGATGAGATTTTCTGGAGTTAGAGTTGGTTCTTCTGTCTATTCTTCTCTTCTTAAAGCCTATTGCAAAGAAAATCGGCAGGGGGATGTCATGGCACTTCTAAGAGATGCTCGCAAAGCTGGTGTTCAGCTTGATTCAAGCTGCTATGAGACTCTGATCCAATCCCGAGTTCATCACAAGGATTCTAGCGGTGCTCTCCATTTATTTAAAGAGATGAAAGAATCAAATATACCAAGATCAGGTAGCCATGGGTTTGAGACGCTGGTTGAAGGTTGTTCTGGGGGTGCGGAGGCAAGTTTAATGGCTAAGCTTTTGGAGGAAATAAAAGACAATCAGAGTGTGAATTGTGGTGTCCATGATTGGAACAGCATTATACATTTCTTCTGCAAGAAAAGGTTGATGCATGATGCTCAGAGAGCCCTGAACAAGATGAGGGCTTTGGGACACAGCCCTAATGCCCAGACATTTCATTCTTTGGTCACTGCATATGCTGCAATCGGAGGAAAGTATGTCGAAGTAACTGATTTGTGGGGTGAAATGAAAATGCTTGCTAGTTCTAGCTCAATGAAATTTGACCAGGAGCTTTTGGATTCCTTGCTGTATTGCTTTGTTAGAGGTGGATTTTTTCTGAGAGCCATGGAAGTCATAGAAATGATGGAGAAAGGAAATATGTTTATTGACAAATACAAATATCGCTCACTTTGGTTAAAATATCACAGGACATTATACAAGGGAAAGGCTCCCAAGGTCCAGACAGAAGCTCAGTGCAAGAGGAGAGAAGCAGCTCTGGCTTTCAAGAGATGGATTGGGTTTACATGA